In the Hydrogenispora ethanolica genome, TGGGGTTGGCCTCAAGATGATCCAGGGGCCGACCCGATGTTTTGATTCGATTTATCACTTGCCACGCAATAGGATAAGACTCCATACCGATTGACTTGACAGCGTGGAGAAATGGCGGAAAATTACATGGATTTTAAACCTTACGGCATCGTCCCTCCGATGGTCACCCCATTGACCGACGAGGGCAAGATCAACGAACCGGCCCTACGCAAGCTGGTCAACTTCTTAATCGACAGCGGAGTCCACGGGTTGTTTCCCGTTGGAACCACCGGCGAATTTTACGCTTTGTCCAATGACGAATTCCGGCAAGTTCTCGAAGTCACCCTGGATGAAACCCGGGGGAGAGTGCCGGTGTACGCCGGCGTCAATCACATCACCACCCGGGGCTTGATCGAGTTGGCGCAGATCGCCGAGGCGGCGGGCGTCGATGCATTGTCGGCCCTGACGCCGATGTTTTTAACACCCAATCAAAATCAGATCTATGCTCATTTCGAAAGCCTGGCGAAAAACACCGGCCTGCCGATCATTCTCTATAATAACAAACCGAAAACCGGCGTGGACATCGCCCCGGCGACCGCGGCGCGGCTGGCGGAGATCGACAACATCGTCGGCATCAAGGACAGTACCGGCGACATGACGACCACCGAGGAATATCTGCGCTTGACCAGAAACAAAAACTTCTCGGTCATGATGGGCCGGGATACCTTAATTTACGCCGCCCTCTGCTACGGCGCATCCGGCGCGGTGGCTTCCTGCGCCAATGTCGCCCCCAAAATTATCGTGGACATCTATAACAAGTTCATGGCCGGCGATCATGAGGGTGCCCGGGAAGCCCAATTCAAAGTGGCGCCGTTGCGCATTGCTTACAATCTGGGTACATTCCCTTCGGTGATCAAAGCCGGACTGAAAC is a window encoding:
- the dapA gene encoding 4-hydroxy-tetrahydrodipicolinate synthase, coding for MDFKPYGIVPPMVTPLTDEGKINEPALRKLVNFLIDSGVHGLFPVGTTGEFYALSNDEFRQVLEVTLDETRGRVPVYAGVNHITTRGLIELAQIAEAAGVDALSALTPMFLTPNQNQIYAHFESLAKNTGLPIILYNNKPKTGVDIAPATAARLAEIDNIVGIKDSTGDMTTTEEYLRLTRNKNFSVMMGRDTLIYAALCYGASGAVASCANVAPKIIVDIYNKFMAGDHEGAREAQFKVAPLRIAYNLGTFPSVIKAGLKLLGIDVGNCFDPSGPLTDEETSQLRKIMVEMELI